One Sinorhizobium fredii NGR234 DNA window includes the following coding sequences:
- the ehuB gene encoding ectoine/hydroxyectoine ABC transporter substrate-binding protein EhuB, which produces MTHLKISKTAPAVARFLPAGRIASVAAALSLFLSAQLAGAVTLEEVKARGYITIAIANEMPGSYTDPNGEVKGSEADVARRVLEKLGIKPENIQWVVTTFGSLIPGLQANRFDMTAAGMAIRPERCEKVIYSEPNSSYGEGMLVIKGNPRNFHSYEDVAQQGKIAIMAGADQLRMMQALGVPNENIITIAANADAISAVATGRADAYAAAASTAADLAKKSDKVELATPFQDPVIDGKIQRSWGAFSFNKESADLRDKFNEALLEFRKTDEFKQLLLGYGYLPESIAAIPDKTTKELCSN; this is translated from the coding sequence ATGACACATCTAAAGATCTCCAAAACCGCACCTGCTGTTGCTCGCTTCCTTCCTGCCGGCCGCATTGCGAGTGTGGCTGCGGCCCTAAGTTTGTTCTTGTCAGCGCAGCTTGCAGGTGCCGTGACGCTCGAGGAAGTGAAAGCGCGCGGGTACATCACTATCGCAATAGCGAATGAGATGCCCGGCAGCTATACCGACCCGAACGGCGAGGTGAAGGGCTCTGAGGCCGATGTTGCGCGGCGCGTCCTCGAGAAATTGGGGATCAAACCAGAGAACATTCAATGGGTCGTCACGACTTTTGGGTCGTTAATTCCCGGGCTGCAAGCCAACCGCTTTGACATGACCGCCGCCGGGATGGCCATTCGACCAGAGCGTTGCGAGAAGGTTATCTACAGTGAGCCGAATTCCAGTTATGGCGAGGGAATGCTGGTGATCAAAGGCAACCCGCGAAACTTTCACTCCTATGAAGACGTGGCTCAACAGGGGAAGATTGCGATCATGGCGGGCGCCGATCAGTTGCGAATGATGCAGGCATTGGGCGTCCCAAACGAGAACATAATAACGATCGCAGCAAATGCCGACGCTATTTCAGCGGTCGCCACCGGGCGCGCCGACGCCTATGCAGCGGCGGCCTCAACTGCAGCCGACCTTGCCAAAAAGAGCGACAAAGTCGAACTCGCCACGCCTTTCCAAGATCCGGTCATCGATGGCAAAATTCAGCGCAGTTGGGGTGCCTTCAGCTTCAACAAGGAATCCGCCGACCTGCGTGACAAGTTCAACGAGGCGCTCCTGGAGTTCCGCAAGACGGATGAGTTCAAGCAGCTCTTGCTCGGGTACGGTTATTTGCCAGAGTCGATCGCGGCGATACCCGACAAGACGACCAAAGAGTTATGCTCGAATTGA
- a CDS encoding Lrp/AsnC family transcriptional regulator, which translates to MELDRADVALLNAVQKNNRLTSEELADKVGLSPTACQRRLKRLRSLGVIEADVSIVSPKAVGRPVTMIVMVSLERERADIVDRFKSSIRNTREVMIGYYVTGDADFILIVTAKDMEEYEEFTRRFFYENHDIKGFKTMVVMDRVKATFAVPIEI; encoded by the coding sequence ATGGAACTTGATCGGGCAGATGTGGCGCTCCTCAATGCCGTACAGAAAAATAACCGGCTCACTTCCGAAGAACTCGCCGACAAGGTTGGCCTTTCACCCACAGCATGTCAGAGGAGACTTAAACGGCTCCGTAGCCTAGGTGTGATCGAAGCGGATGTGTCCATAGTGTCTCCCAAGGCTGTCGGCCGCCCCGTAACGATGATTGTTATGGTGTCATTGGAACGAGAACGTGCCGATATTGTCGACAGGTTCAAGTCCTCTATTCGAAATACGCGGGAGGTAATGATTGGTTACTACGTCACAGGTGATGCGGACTTCATCCTAATAGTGACAGCAAAGGACATGGAGGAATACGAGGAGTTTACTCGGAGGTTTTTCTATGAGAATCACGACATCAAGGGCTTTAAGACCATGGTGGTTATGGATCGAGTGAAAGCCACATTTGCAGTTCCAATCGAAATCTAG
- the ehuB gene encoding ectoine/hydroxyectoine ABC transporter substrate-binding protein EhuB produces MDIKRENIQWIVTSFSSLIPGLQANRFDMTAAGMAIRPERCQKVIYSEPTSSYGEGLLVPKGNPKNLHSYEDITTQGKVAIMAGADQLRMMQKLGVEEGNIITIASNADAIAAVSQGRADAYAASATTAADLAGKSDKVELAAPFKDPIIDGKPQRSWGGYTFNKESGDLRDAINKSLLEFQKTEKFKEIQLAYGMTKESIAAIPTKTTDVLCSP; encoded by the coding sequence ATGGACATCAAGCGTGAAAACATCCAATGGATCGTTACGTCCTTTAGCTCTTTGATACCAGGCTTACAGGCAAATCGCTTCGACATGACGGCAGCTGGAATGGCTATCCGCCCAGAAAGATGTCAAAAGGTAATCTATAGCGAGCCAACCAGTTCCTATGGCGAGGGTCTACTGGTCCCAAAAGGTAATCCCAAAAATCTTCACTCTTACGAGGACATTACCACGCAAGGTAAAGTTGCGATCATGGCCGGTGCTGACCAGCTCAGAATGATGCAGAAGCTGGGTGTTGAAGAAGGAAATATTATCACCATCGCATCGAATGCAGATGCTATTGCAGCTGTCTCTCAGGGACGCGCTGACGCCTACGCAGCATCCGCCACTACCGCCGCTGATTTGGCAGGTAAGAGCGATAAAGTCGAACTCGCAGCACCCTTTAAGGATCCGATTATTGACGGGAAGCCCCAAAGGAGCTGGGGCGGCTATACGTTCAATAAAGAATCCGGCGACCTTCGCGACGCGATCAACAAGTCGCTTCTTGAGTTTCAAAAGACTGAGAAATTCAAAGAGATTCAATTGGCGTATGGCATGACAAAGGAAAGCATTGCCGCGATCCCAACGAAAACCACCGATGTCCTTTGTTCACCGTAA
- the istA gene encoding IS21-like element ISRsp2 family transposase, translated as MPRRKQARRTTVRDIRTILRLTHEEGLSVREIAERLKIGKSSVSTYLLRSREAGLSWPLPIGADEDAKLERRLFGRAGRPPRDLSEPDWALVVRELKRKGVTLTLLWQEYRASHPDGYGFTWFCEQVAAFRQRTSVAFRNRHAAGAVMQTDYAGPTVPVIDPATGVIHPAQIFVAVLGASNLTFAHASFSQQLPDWIDGQVRALTFYGGVTKAIVCDNLKSGVAKALWFEPTLTATFAAMAEHYDTTILPTRSRKPRDKGRVEGAVLIVERWILARLRNRTFFSLAALNTAIAELLEDLNNRTMRHVGKSRRELFEEIERPALKPLPAIPFEYAEWKSAKVHPDYHVEVDKTFYSVPHRLIGCTLQVRLTHRVVEIFHDHQRVASHVRRSQRSGHVTVNDHMPKAHQRYANTTPANLIGRATQIGPNAAILVERMMRDRPHPEQGYRSAMGILSLAPRYGSQRLEAACERALTINAITYSSVASILKSGLDRERPQAEHAAPTPAHTNIRGRSYYQ; from the coding sequence ATGCCGAGACGGAAGCAAGCAAGACGAACGACAGTGAGGGATATCCGGACTATTCTGCGCCTGACCCATGAAGAGGGTCTTTCGGTGCGCGAGATTGCCGAGCGGCTGAAGATCGGCAAGAGCTCGGTATCGACCTATTTGCTGCGATCTCGGGAAGCCGGGCTTTCGTGGCCGTTGCCAATCGGCGCGGACGAGGATGCAAAGCTGGAGCGGCGGCTGTTCGGCCGAGCCGGTCGACCGCCGCGCGATCTCAGCGAGCCGGACTGGGCGCTGGTGGTTCGGGAGCTGAAGCGCAAAGGCGTGACGCTGACGCTTCTATGGCAGGAATACCGCGCCAGCCATCCTGATGGTTACGGCTTCACCTGGTTCTGCGAGCAGGTTGCCGCCTTTCGGCAGCGCACCAGTGTAGCGTTCCGCAATCGGCACGCGGCGGGCGCCGTGATGCAGACCGACTATGCCGGGCCGACGGTGCCGGTGATCGATCCGGCAACCGGTGTCATCCATCCGGCCCAAATCTTTGTCGCGGTGCTGGGCGCCTCCAACCTGACCTTCGCCCATGCCAGCTTTAGCCAGCAGTTGCCGGATTGGATCGACGGTCAGGTGCGTGCTCTGACCTTCTATGGTGGGGTCACCAAGGCAATCGTGTGCGACAACCTCAAATCGGGGGTGGCCAAGGCCCTTTGGTTCGAGCCGACATTGACTGCGACGTTCGCCGCCATGGCGGAGCATTACGACACCACGATCCTGCCGACCCGCAGCAGGAAACCGCGCGACAAAGGCCGGGTCGAAGGCGCGGTATTGATCGTGGAACGCTGGATTCTGGCCCGGCTCAGGAACCGTACCTTCTTCTCGCTTGCCGCCCTCAACACGGCGATTGCCGAATTGCTCGAGGACCTGAACAACCGGACGATGCGCCATGTCGGCAAAAGCCGCCGCGAGCTGTTCGAGGAGATCGAGCGGCCAGCCTTGAAGCCCTTGCCGGCGATACCGTTCGAATATGCGGAATGGAAGTCGGCGAAGGTCCATCCGGACTATCATGTCGAGGTCGACAAGACCTTCTACTCGGTGCCGCATCGGCTGATCGGATGCACCCTCCAGGTGCGGCTCACCCACCGGGTGGTCGAGATCTTCCACGACCACCAGCGTGTCGCCAGCCATGTTCGCCGCTCCCAGCGTTCCGGCCACGTCACCGTCAACGACCATATGCCCAAGGCGCATCAGCGCTATGCCAACACCACGCCGGCCAATCTGATCGGCCGTGCGACCCAGATCGGCCCCAATGCCGCCATCCTGGTCGAACGCATGATGCGCGACAGGCCGCATCCGGAACAGGGATACCGCTCGGCCATGGGCATTCTGTCGCTGGCGCCGCGCTATGGATCCCAGCGCCTCGAGGCGGCCTGTGAGCGGGCGCTCACCATTAATGCCATCACCTATTCCTCCGTCGCCTCCATCCTCAAATCCGGCCTCGACCGGGAAAGACCGCAGGCTGAACACGCGGCCCCCACGCCTGCGCATACCAATATCCGTGGCCGATCCTACTACCAGTGA
- the istB gene encoding IS21-like element ISRsp2 family helper ATPase IstB: MLTNPTLDQMQALGLTGMAAAWRELTEQSGTNELSRDEWLGLMLDREVTLRADKRIRNRLASAKLRFAQACIEDIDFAAARGLDRRNTMALAQGQWLTAHEGLIITGHTGTGKSWLACAFGRQAARLGHSVLYVRVPRMFEELALARLDGSFPRLIDRLTRVQLLILDDFGTHTLSDQQRFHLFEIVEERYQRKSTLITAQVPVASWHDLIADSTVADAILDRIVHNAHRITLRGESMRKQKSAPLLTGAENGEINQP; the protein is encoded by the coding sequence ATGCTGACGAACCCCACCCTCGACCAGATGCAGGCCCTCGGGCTGACGGGCATGGCCGCCGCCTGGCGCGAATTGACCGAGCAGTCCGGCACCAATGAGCTCAGCCGCGATGAGTGGCTCGGACTGATGCTCGACCGCGAAGTCACCCTGCGCGCCGACAAGCGCATCCGTAACCGGCTCGCCTCCGCCAAGCTACGCTTTGCCCAGGCCTGTATCGAAGATATCGACTTCGCCGCCGCCCGCGGTCTCGACCGGCGCAACACCATGGCGCTCGCCCAGGGGCAATGGCTCACCGCCCACGAGGGCCTGATCATCACCGGCCACACCGGCACCGGCAAGTCATGGCTGGCCTGTGCCTTCGGCAGGCAAGCGGCCAGGCTCGGTCACTCCGTGCTCTATGTGCGCGTGCCCCGAATGTTCGAGGAGCTCGCGCTTGCCCGCCTCGACGGCTCCTTCCCCCGCCTCATCGACAGGCTCACCCGCGTCCAGCTCCTCATCCTCGATGACTTTGGAACCCATACGCTCTCCGATCAGCAGCGCTTTCACCTCTTCGAAATCGTCGAGGAGCGTTATCAGCGAAAGTCCACCCTGATCACAGCTCAGGTTCCCGTGGCAAGCTGGCACGACCTTATTGCCGACAGCACGGTCGCCGACGCCATACTCGACCGTATCGTCCACAATGCTCACCGCATCACCCTCCGGGGCGAGAGCATGCGAAAGCAAAAAAGCGCACCCCTCTTGACTGGGGCAGAAAACGGCGAAATCAATCAGCCCTGA
- a CDS encoding prolyl oligopeptidase family serine peptidase, translated as MENKSLQPPLPRSERRIRVLHNDVTIDSYGWLRDREDPDVLAYLEAENHYADEVTSYVAELKADLIAEIEKRDSCDGAPPPFQVGFFFYFQKSQSGLLHSAWWRRPVTGGPEELVFDPNTLPGAEVFYSLGALEPSDDGRYIAFSFDLIGNERYELRVRDMTNGREIWRDPSRAGRLVWAADNRTLFFTRERADRRQHDRVVRLDVETGRSEVVFEEVNERLALVVRRSGSGAYLFIDVIITSDMSSRIQRAAAEVWCLPAERPTDMWRRILARELGHEIYAEHWGNEFLFRVNDTGPNLRLVRTAIDDTSPSRWQEVVPHRAGITLEEIHVLEEHVIVLEREGIQPRLVAHHRNGRVGPSIVPVEHSCTVTVGLSAGGSYSCARHPYRVSALTYKICSFVTPDIFIQHDLLTDKSKVLYRTLVSGFEPELYEARVVMAKAEDGVEVPISIVARRDRGEDGPVLLNVYGCYGAQSLPAFFGWPSSMTARLSLLDRGVAFGIVHVRGGGELGRAWHEAATRDQKRLTHTDLIAAAECLVEHRFASRDGIVIEGRSAGGGTVLAAAVLRPDLFRAVLAEVPLADIIDTELDFTLPYALRETAEYGDPHLANDYQYLRSYDPYYNLTPDRRYPPTYIDAALHDSQVLYYQPARYVAQRRSKAVDRDPDLIFRTRMIGGHMGVSHGPGVAEEAAFRMAWILHRLGQSGR; from the coding sequence ATGGAAAATAAGTCCCTGCAGCCCCCGCTTCCCCGAAGCGAACGCCGGATTCGAGTGCTTCATAACGACGTCACGATCGACTCCTACGGCTGGCTGCGCGACAGGGAAGATCCTGATGTCCTCGCATATTTAGAAGCCGAGAACCATTACGCGGATGAAGTGACGTCCTATGTAGCAGAACTCAAAGCCGATCTAATCGCCGAAATCGAGAAGCGAGATTCTTGCGATGGCGCACCACCACCGTTCCAAGTCGGCTTTTTTTTCTATTTCCAGAAAAGTCAAAGCGGCTTGCTACATTCAGCATGGTGGCGCCGGCCGGTAACTGGAGGTCCAGAAGAGCTTGTCTTCGATCCGAACACGCTCCCTGGGGCAGAAGTGTTCTATTCTCTCGGCGCGCTCGAACCGAGCGATGACGGTCGCTACATAGCATTCAGCTTCGACCTCATCGGTAACGAGCGCTACGAATTGAGAGTGAGGGACATGACCAACGGCCGCGAGATCTGGCGCGACCCCTCCCGCGCTGGGCGACTAGTTTGGGCAGCGGACAATCGCACGCTCTTCTTTACGCGCGAGCGCGCCGATCGGCGCCAACACGACCGTGTTGTTCGATTGGACGTCGAGACCGGACGTTCCGAGGTGGTGTTCGAAGAAGTGAATGAGCGACTGGCCCTGGTGGTTCGGCGGTCGGGCAGCGGCGCTTACCTGTTCATAGACGTGATCATCACCTCGGACATGTCTTCTCGCATCCAGCGCGCCGCCGCGGAGGTATGGTGTCTTCCTGCCGAACGACCGACAGACATGTGGCGCCGGATCCTTGCACGTGAACTGGGGCACGAGATCTACGCGGAACACTGGGGCAACGAGTTTCTTTTTCGAGTTAACGACACTGGCCCGAATTTGCGCCTCGTGCGCACGGCGATTGATGACACCTCACCGTCGCGCTGGCAGGAAGTGGTTCCACATCGGGCCGGCATAACGCTCGAGGAGATTCATGTCCTTGAAGAGCATGTGATTGTGTTAGAGCGCGAAGGGATTCAACCTCGCTTAGTCGCGCACCACCGAAATGGACGAGTCGGGCCCAGTATCGTCCCCGTCGAACATAGCTGCACCGTGACCGTTGGTCTATCGGCAGGCGGCAGCTACTCCTGCGCACGACATCCTTACCGGGTCTCTGCGCTGACCTACAAAATCTGTTCTTTTGTGACGCCTGACATATTCATCCAACACGACCTCCTAACGGATAAGTCCAAAGTCCTCTACCGAACCCTGGTATCAGGTTTCGAACCAGAACTGTACGAGGCTAGGGTCGTAATGGCGAAGGCAGAGGACGGAGTGGAGGTTCCAATCTCGATAGTAGCGCGGCGAGATAGAGGTGAAGACGGTCCGGTTTTGCTGAACGTGTATGGCTGCTACGGAGCACAAAGCTTACCGGCTTTCTTTGGCTGGCCTTCATCAATGACCGCTCGCTTGAGCCTACTCGATCGCGGGGTAGCCTTTGGCATCGTGCACGTGCGAGGAGGCGGCGAACTCGGTCGGGCGTGGCACGAAGCGGCGACCCGCGATCAAAAGCGACTGACGCACACGGACTTGATCGCTGCGGCCGAGTGCCTCGTCGAGCATCGGTTCGCCAGCCGTGACGGCATTGTCATCGAGGGCAGGAGCGCTGGCGGCGGTACGGTTCTGGCCGCCGCTGTCCTGCGCCCTGACCTTTTTCGAGCTGTGCTCGCCGAGGTTCCACTTGCCGATATCATCGACACGGAGTTGGACTTCACGCTCCCATACGCCCTAAGAGAAACTGCAGAGTATGGAGATCCGCATCTTGCTAACGACTATCAATATCTACGAAGCTATGACCCTTACTATAATCTGACGCCTGATCGACGGTATCCGCCGACATACATCGACGCGGCCCTCCACGACAGTCAGGTGCTCTACTATCAGCCCGCTCGCTATGTTGCGCAGCGCCGATCAAAGGCCGTTGATCGTGATCCGGACCTAATCTTCCGCACTCGGATGATCGGCGGCCATATGGGTGTGTCACATGGACCAGGAGTAGCAGAAGAAGCCGCGTTTCGCATGGCATGGATTCTCCACCGGCTGGGACAAAGCGGACGTTGA
- a CDS encoding IS5-like element ISNGR9 family transposase (programmed frameshift) — MDCDGLRDDQWERIRGFVPGGTKGKRGPRTNNRLFLDALLWMARSGGRWRDLPERLGDYRAVKRRYYRWIEMGVLDEMLAVLAREADLEWLMIDSTIVRAHQHAAGARRAKGGPDAQGLGRSRGGLSTKIHAAGDALGLPLRLIGTAGQRNDITAAHDLVDGLHADALLADKGYDAGHLIEKLEKTGTEIVIPPKRDRKMQRAYDAALYKERNRIERFFNKLKQFRRVATRYDKLLANFMGFVKLAAIAIWLK; from the exons ATGGATTGCGATGGGCTTCGGGACGATCAATGGGAACGTATCAGAGGTTTTGTGCCCGGGGGCACGAAGGGCAAGCGTGGCCCGCGCACGAACAACCGGCTGTTTCTGGATGCGCTGCTGTGGATGGCCCGTTCGGGCGGCCGCTGGCGAGACCTGCCAGAACGACTGGGTGACTACCGCGCCGTAAAACGACGCTATTACCGCTGGATCGAGATGGGCGTGCTCGACGAGATGCTTGCCGTGCTTGCCCGCGAAGCTGATTTGGAATGGTTGATGATCGATTCGACTATCGTGCGCGCCCATCAGCATGCGGCCGGGGCGCGCAGGGCTAAAGGGGGGC CGGATGCCCAGGGCTTGGGTCGGTCTCGAGGCGGGCTGAGCACCAAAATCCATGCTGCCGGCGATGCGCTCGGCCTGCCGCTTCGCCTCATCGGCACGGCGGGACAGCGCAACGACATCACAGCCGCCCATGATCTCGTCGACGGTCTCCACGCCGATGCCCTGCTGGCCGACAAGGGCTACGATGCCGGACATCTCATTGAGAAACTGGAGAAAACAGGAACTGAAATCGTCATCCCGCCCAAACGGGATCGCAAAATGCAAAGGGCCTACGACGCCGCACTCTATAAAGAACGCAACCGCATCGAGCGCTTCTTCAACAAGCTCAAACAGTTCCGCCGCGTCGCGACACGCTATGACAAGTTGCTCGCCAACTTCATGGGCTTTGTCAAACTCGCCGCTATCGCCATATGGCTCAAATAG
- a CDS encoding Lrp/AsnC family transcriptional regulator — MEVGLSPSACLRRIKLMEQAGVIRGYTALVDPTQSESTIAVIINITLERQTEEYLDKFEAAVRKHPEIRECYLMTGGSDYMLRVDVENAGAFERIHKEVLSTLPGVLRIHSSFSIRNVLAGRLKAKR; from the coding sequence GTGGAAGTTGGGCTTTCGCCGTCAGCCTGCCTGAGGCGTATCAAGCTTATGGAGCAGGCAGGTGTCATCAGGGGCTATACGGCGCTTGTCGATCCGACGCAGTCGGAATCGACCATAGCCGTCATCATCAACATTACGCTGGAGCGGCAGACGGAGGAGTACCTCGACAAGTTTGAAGCGGCCGTGCGCAAGCACCCCGAAATTAGGGAGTGCTATCTAATGACCGGCGGATCAGACTACATGCTGAGGGTGGACGTCGAGAATGCCGGGGCATTCGAGCGCATACACAAAGAGGTCCTGTCGACGTTGCCTGGGGTGCTGCGTATCCATTCGAGCTTCTCGATTAGAAATGTGTTAGCGGGCCGTCTGAAAGCAAAAAGATGA
- a CDS encoding RidA family protein: MIEPISTNDAPGAVGPYSQAIKVGDLLFVSGQLPIDPATGEFNSANAVEQAEQCLKNLQAIARAAGTDLSKTVKTTVLLTDLGDFADINRVYTGFFSTPYPARACYEVKALPKGAKVEIEAVISLT, translated from the coding sequence TTGATCGAACCCATTTCTACAAACGATGCCCCCGGCGCGGTCGGCCCCTACTCCCAGGCCATCAAGGTTGGCGATCTGCTTTTCGTCTCCGGGCAGTTGCCAATCGATCCGGCCACCGGGGAGTTCAATTCGGCCAATGCTGTCGAACAGGCCGAACAATGCCTCAAGAACCTTCAGGCGATCGCCAGGGCCGCCGGCACGGATCTGTCGAAGACGGTCAAGACGACAGTGCTGCTCACCGACCTTGGCGACTTCGCGGACATCAATCGCGTTTACACGGGCTTCTTCTCCACCCCCTACCCGGCGCGCGCCTGCTATGAAGTCAAGGCGCTGCCAAAAGGTGCCAAGGTCGAGATTGAAGCCGTCATCTCTCTGACTTAA
- a CDS encoding NAD-dependent succinate-semialdehyde dehydrogenase, with amino-acid sequence MTLTSALTRHLKCPELFRNLANEPHPSVAGQRQRFSVFNPSTGELLAEVPDMGAADAHAAIERADAAQEPWSGLTARARSDILWKWHRFILEHSDDLAAILTAEMGKPLGEAKSEVQHAAAYLQWYAEEANRIYGETISAPSTDRRMLVIKQPIGVVGAITPWNFPASMVARKISPALAAGCTVVLKPAEQTPLVAGAMFALAKLAGFPDGVLNLVYASEGDAIGRELCTNPKVRKISFTGSTEVGRLLMRQCSDQIKRISFELGGNAPFIVFDDADIDAAVDGAIQAKFRNAGQTCVSANRIYVQSGVYAEFAEKFTERVRTLKVGDGFDPNVAIGPLINQEALKKIELHISDAVQKGARVRSGGRRTGSSGTFFEPTVVTDVSKTMRLAEEETFGPLAPLLRFDDADHVVREANDTIYGLAAYFYASNLKRVWRVAEALEYGMVGINTGRMSSEAAPFGGVKQSGIGREGSRHGLEDYLDMKYLCVGGL; translated from the coding sequence ATGACACTGACATCGGCATTGACGCGGCACCTGAAATGTCCCGAGCTTTTTCGCAACCTTGCCAATGAACCGCACCCTTCGGTCGCTGGCCAGCGGCAACGGTTCTCCGTGTTTAACCCATCCACCGGCGAATTGCTGGCCGAAGTGCCGGATATGGGTGCTGCCGATGCCCACGCGGCCATCGAAAGGGCTGATGCCGCACAGGAACCGTGGTCGGGACTGACCGCGCGGGCGCGATCGGATATCCTCTGGAAATGGCACCGGTTCATTCTTGAACACAGCGATGACCTCGCAGCCATCCTGACCGCCGAAATGGGCAAGCCGCTTGGCGAGGCGAAATCCGAAGTGCAGCATGCGGCAGCCTATCTTCAATGGTATGCGGAAGAGGCGAACCGCATCTATGGCGAAACCATCTCGGCGCCATCGACCGACCGGCGCATGCTGGTGATCAAACAGCCGATCGGCGTCGTCGGCGCCATCACACCCTGGAACTTTCCCGCCTCGATGGTGGCGCGCAAGATTTCGCCGGCGCTTGCGGCAGGCTGTACCGTCGTGCTCAAGCCCGCCGAGCAGACGCCTCTGGTCGCAGGCGCGATGTTTGCATTGGCAAAACTGGCCGGTTTTCCGGACGGCGTCCTGAACCTGGTCTATGCGTCGGAGGGGGACGCGATCGGCCGCGAACTCTGCACCAATCCGAAGGTCCGGAAGATCAGCTTCACAGGCTCGACCGAGGTCGGCCGGTTGCTGATGCGTCAGTGCTCCGACCAGATCAAGAGGATCAGCTTCGAACTCGGTGGCAACGCCCCCTTTATCGTCTTCGACGATGCCGACATCGACGCCGCGGTCGACGGAGCGATTCAGGCAAAATTCCGCAATGCGGGACAGACCTGCGTGTCTGCCAACCGGATTTATGTTCAATCCGGCGTCTATGCCGAGTTCGCCGAAAAGTTCACCGAGCGGGTGCGCACTCTGAAGGTCGGTGACGGCTTTGATCCGAATGTGGCGATCGGTCCATTGATCAATCAAGAGGCTCTCAAAAAGATTGAACTCCACATCAGCGATGCCGTCCAGAAGGGCGCAAGGGTTCGCAGTGGCGGCCGTCGAACTGGATCATCCGGCACGTTCTTCGAACCGACGGTCGTCACGGATGTTTCTAAAACGATGCGTCTGGCTGAGGAAGAGACCTTCGGACCGCTTGCACCTCTGTTACGGTTCGATGATGCAGATCACGTTGTGCGCGAGGCGAATGACACGATCTATGGTCTGGCAGCTTACTTCTACGCCTCCAACCTGAAGCGGGTTTGGCGGGTGGCAGAAGCGCTGGAATATGGCATGGTCGGGATCAACACCGGCCGGATGTCATCCGAGGCCGCGCCCTTCGGGGGCGTCAAGCAATCGGGTATTGGCCGGGAGGGGTCCAGGCATGGGCTGGAAGACTACCTCGACATGAAGTATCTCTGTGTGGGCGGGCTTTGA